GCCCACTCCGCGGCGCTCACGTGCGTTGCGCCGCTGCGCAAGCGCGCGAGCAGGAAGAGATCGGCGGTAATCAGCACCAGGGCCTTGCGCACGGCGCGCAGGTCGGCCCAGCTCTCATGGTCATTGGTGGCGGGCCGCTCTCCGCTGACGACCCGGTACACCAGCGACACCGGCGGCACGTCCCCCCTGGCCAGCACCGCCGCGGTGGTCTGGGCGGCGGCAGCAAGGCGGCGCAGCATCGCCGAAAGCCACTTCCTGCCGGTCTGAATGCCCAGGCCGCCGGGATCGGACGCGCCACGCAGCACTAGGCCGCGGGCCATGGCTGCGAAGAAGGCGCGGTGCAGGTAGCGCGCGAAGTCCGCATCGTCATCGCTGCCAGTGCGCGCCTGCAGGGCGGGGTGGACCGCCAGCGCGGGGATGAACGCAGTGCGCTGCCGGTCGTACAGCAGCGCCCAGCAGGCTGACAAGGGATGCTTGTCGAAACGCTGGAACTCCTTCCATTCGTGGAGTCCCGCGCGGGCCCAGCCGGCGACCCGCACTGCCTGCGTTTCCAGCACACGCCGCAGGCGAGCCGGCATCGGCAATCCGCTGAAAGCCATGATGCAAGCCAGATCGTCGCCGCCGCTTGCACTGGCCAGGAACTGGTCAAACAGTTCCTCAGCGCTTCGGTGCCTTCTGAGCTGCGTCAGCACGCGCTCGGGCTCGTACTTGCCGGTTCCGGCTGCCACTTGGAGGTAGCGCTCGATAGCTTCGTCATAGTCGCGCGGCTCCATGGTGCCGGCACGAATGCGGTCATTGATCCTGCCGCGCATGCGCTCCTGCACCTCGCCGGCACGCTCCACCTGGCCCAGTGACAGGTAGAGGGTAGCGAGCTGCTGCAACTCTGGGAGGCTGGACTGGCTCGCTCTGGAGGCCATGAGCAGCGCCGGATAGGGGTCCGCAGTCAGGCGCAGCGCGCAATCGTGGAGCATGTCTGCGTCATCGAGCTGATACGTCAGGCCGTTCTCCACCCGATGCTTGAGTGCCCGCTTTTGAATGGCCAGCTCGTAATTGCCCGCGCCAAACGCGACCTCTTCTGCAACCTCCAGGATGCGCACGATCTGGCCTACCTCGTAAGCACGCACCAGGGCATCCAACACCCATTGCCTGGTGGTGCCGGCCAGAAGATTGCCCTGCTCGCCGGCGCGCGACTCGTACAGCCACACCCAGGCCCAGCGCAGGTATTCCGGCGCTTGTGCAGCAAGCCACGCCTGCACGCGCGGCAGCAGCGCGCCCACACGCTGTGCATGGTCGGGTTGTTGAGCGATGAAGACGTACAAGCTGCCGTGAAAGGCGATCAGTCCCGCATCCACCGTGGCCAGCAGATGGCCAATTTCCGCTTCCAGGTTGAGGTCGCCGACGCCCAGGCACTCTTCCAGAGCTCCCGCTGGCCAGATGAAACTGTCCTCCGCGAGCAGGTGCAGGGCGTCCCGAGCGCCCCAGGAAAGCCGCTGCCAAAGTGCCTTGTAGTACGCGCGCGCATCCCCATGCGGAGCCGCATCCATCTGCTGCACCAAAGCAGGAGAAAGCACGCGATGCTCATGCGCGAGCTTCATGAACGTGTAGGTCAGTACCAGGGGATGGCCTTCGCTCGACGCTTGGAACGCTTCGGCCAAGGAGCCCAGTTGGCGATCGGCAGGCACCTCGGGCGGCAATTCGAAGATGCCCGCTTCGTGCTGGGCCTGCAGCCACGCGGCGACGGAGGGCAGCTGCATCCGCGGCAACTCCACCCAGTCCGGCGGGTCGACAAAGCGCGCCATGCGCCGGGGCAGTTGATCCTCTCCTACGCGCTGGGTGCCCAGCACCAATGTGGTACCGGCAGGAACGGGAAGAAGCTGTGCGAAGAGTTCGTTCATGGGCGAGATCTCCTCGTCGTTCTCGCGCCAAACATGATCCAGGCCATCGACGACCACGATTAGCCGCTTGCCTTGCGCGACACAGTCCTGCCCACAGGCAGCGATCCAGCTTCGCAGGTGCTCGGGCCGATCGTCCAGGTGCGCCACCGCGTGCGAAAACGCGGTCTCCATCTGCGCCATTAGGGACCGGCCAACGTTCTTGAGGCTGAAGCGATCCGACGCGTCCTGCAGATCGAGAAAATAGTGGTGTCGGATGGTGGCCACGCCGCGGGCCTGGAGCTGCGCGCAGACATAGCTCAAGAAGGTGCTCTTGCCTTGCCCAGGGGAGCCCCACAAGACCCGCAGCTCCCAGGCGCCGGCCTGAGCCTGATCAAGAAATTCTTGTGCGAATTCCGGATCCGGCGGCAGATAGCCTGCAGGAATTCGGAACTCCTGGTCCAGCGGCCGAGGCCGCCGCTCCGAGATCGTGCTGCGCAGGACCTGCAAGGTGATGCGCCCGTCAGGCGCGGGTGCGTTCTTGTGGATGCTCCATTCGATGGCACGGCGGAACAGGTTCAACCAACCCAGGTGATCCGTGTGTCGGCTCTCCAATGCCGCAGACACGACTCCCATCAGCGACTCGTAGCCGACGTAGCTATGCGAAAACTCGAACCTGTCGAAGAACAAGGCAGCTTGCTCGGCCCCTCCCACGTGCGGCTCGATGACCTTGCGCAAGTCCTCTGGCAGCGAGTGCCAGCGCACCTTCCCCGCAGCAAGGTGCGCCGCAAACGCCGCATCAGGCCGCCTGTTGGTGACCAGTCGCACCTCACCCAGTCGCTCCAAGCCGACGCGAAAGGCCGCACTCGACCACTTCTCGAGCAATGACGTGCCGCGCTGCCCCTTGCGCGCGGTCAGCCAGTCCCACGACAGAGCGTAGTCGGGCTCGAACTCGCCGACCGTGAACTTAACCTGCGTCAGTTCCATCCGGCCGTCTGCTCGCAGGGCCACGAGGTCGTCCAAGCCCCGTGCGTCCGGCTCGTCATCTGCTTCGAACTTTACCCAGGTGTACAACGTGGGCGTGTCCAGCCAGTCGCACAGGACCTTGACCCCGACCAGGGTCTGGTAGACGTAGCCACTGGCCGGTATCGCGCTGCGCTTGATGCCCCCTGTCACCGGGCCCCCTCTCGCAAAGCATCTCCTAATCCCATAGCTTGGATCTGACGCTTAGTGCATCTGCCGCAGCGCGCCGTCGGTGTCCTGTGGACAGACCCTCCGTTGTCAAAGCAACTGTGGATCGGTACCAGCTGGCTGCCATGAGCCAAGGTGCACGCCAGACGCCGTCGAAGTACCCCTAAAGGAAAAGGCCGGCCCGCGATGCGGGCCGGCAAGGAAAGGCAGGGCGTCGCGCGAGGTAGAGGCCACAAGCGACGTCACGGCAGTCAAAGCCGCCCCCCCACCGCCGAGCAGTGTAAATCAGCCCCCGCGCGCCGCTGCACCAACGCGGTCCGCACCGCCCCACGCTTGGAGACGCCAATGAAGATGCCGCGCGGGACTGTGACTTGCGCGTCGCCGTGAGTTCGCCGAGAAGGCGCAGCGCTGTCGCGCAGACTAGCTGCTGTAGTGCTTGCCCTGATGCTCCCTGGGCGGAGTCGATCGTCATCGCATCCGGGGGCGGCTGCATCGCCGACATCACGGCCTCACCGCGCTTGGGCTACAGCTCTGTTACAAAAACCGCGCGTTTCTTGAGGGGGCTGAGTACCGGCCAATGGGAGCGATTTTGCGGACTAGCCCGGAGCGGTTCCGTCAGAGGAGAAATTCGCCTTCCGACCGACTCGATTTCACCTTCTGGTCGTCCCGAATTTCACCTTCTAATGCAGTCTCGCAAACAGCAGCCGGGGGCCGCGCAGGTCACTCCACCGTGACCGACTTGGCGAGGTTTCTGGGCTTGTCCACGTCCGTTCCCCTCGCGCAGGCCGTGTGGTACGCCAGCAG
The sequence above is a segment of the Ramlibacter tataouinensis genome. Coding sequences within it:
- a CDS encoding NACHT domain-containing protein; translation: MTGGIKRSAIPASGYVYQTLVGVKVLCDWLDTPTLYTWVKFEADDEPDARGLDDLVALRADGRMELTQVKFTVGEFEPDYALSWDWLTARKGQRGTSLLEKWSSAAFRVGLERLGEVRLVTNRRPDAAFAAHLAAGKVRWHSLPEDLRKVIEPHVGGAEQAALFFDRFEFSHSYVGYESLMGVVSAALESRHTDHLGWLNLFRRAIEWSIHKNAPAPDGRITLQVLRSTISERRPRPLDQEFRIPAGYLPPDPEFAQEFLDQAQAGAWELRVLWGSPGQGKSTFLSYVCAQLQARGVATIRHHYFLDLQDASDRFSLKNVGRSLMAQMETAFSHAVAHLDDRPEHLRSWIAACGQDCVAQGKRLIVVVDGLDHVWRENDEEISPMNELFAQLLPVPAGTTLVLGTQRVGEDQLPRRMARFVDPPDWVELPRMQLPSVAAWLQAQHEAGIFELPPEVPADRQLGSLAEAFQASSEGHPLVLTYTFMKLAHEHRVLSPALVQQMDAAPHGDARAYYKALWQRLSWGARDALHLLAEDSFIWPAGALEECLGVGDLNLEAEIGHLLATVDAGLIAFHGSLYVFIAQQPDHAQRVGALLPRVQAWLAAQAPEYLRWAWVWLYESRAGEQGNLLAGTTRQWVLDALVRAYEVGQIVRILEVAEEVAFGAGNYELAIQKRALKHRVENGLTYQLDDADMLHDCALRLTADPYPALLMASRASQSSLPELQQLATLYLSLGQVERAGEVQERMRGRINDRIRAGTMEPRDYDEAIERYLQVAAGTGKYEPERVLTQLRRHRSAEELFDQFLASASGGDDLACIMAFSGLPMPARLRRVLETQAVRVAGWARAGLHEWKEFQRFDKHPLSACWALLYDRQRTAFIPALAVHPALQARTGSDDDADFARYLHRAFFAAMARGLVLRGASDPGGLGIQTGRKWLSAMLRRLAAAAQTTAAVLARGDVPPVSLVYRVVSGERPATNDHESWADLRAVRKALVLITADLFLLARLRSGATHVSAAEWAACRQSELFALEHWQEIFLMRRYQLLDAQTARAHIQEQARDVRSTVGPFNEKAGVLADLCSWATAYDLPDLARELLVGTYRYAIGFGWRKDPGLARLLQAVEDVAERDASAAVQAIAKLAPVFDQIDTMTEDSGARPSDLAALLLKLLPDVYVRYYRHWLVRGEWYHADRTFAAFAEKVELHCPEAAVALAFASGEHSVQALRARARAPEGAAEASPVRLWDRQDLADGDAADEPHKVTEIDGLPKGAGAEKPPMPSVADFPPTRLTEFLAAVEAAGQYTSQSRAIRSWFEYWEGQGCGIDLLSAVEDVARSDREPLRASELFDPAFDLSRRLQGPDQAFAWLVRAHQQRYGWSEHYYGHSDSERRLALVGRFYPQRWAEFLARSTLPPPRYPERRRAIPDAGLVRLLLEVGELARARSVLVAMVDTVLEEFDSQPLQRPAWWQEPGV